In Chitinophaga sp. HK235, a single window of DNA contains:
- a CDS encoding GNAT family N-acetyltransferase, protein MLEVPVNEDIYLRQLQLQDAPLVYKQLDVSRKNLRKFLPWVDYNTNEEHSMRFIQMMQRKAEEQEAVALGIWYKEQLCGVMDLHGWDHQLQKAEIGYWVAESFQGKGIATAACRALISYAFKKLRLNKIEIRFVLQNERSGQIPIKLGFTREGILRHNAKLHGQFVDMVVMGVLRKDWKF, encoded by the coding sequence ATGTTAGAGGTACCCGTTAATGAAGATATATACCTGCGGCAACTACAGTTGCAGGATGCGCCCCTGGTGTACAAACAGCTGGATGTTTCCCGTAAAAATCTTCGCAAATTCCTGCCATGGGTGGATTATAACACCAATGAGGAGCATAGCATGCGTTTCATTCAGATGATGCAGCGGAAAGCAGAAGAACAGGAAGCAGTAGCACTGGGTATCTGGTACAAGGAGCAGTTATGTGGTGTGATGGACCTGCACGGATGGGATCATCAGCTTCAGAAAGCGGAAATAGGCTACTGGGTAGCAGAATCATTTCAGGGTAAAGGCATTGCTACGGCGGCCTGCAGGGCACTGATCTCCTATGCTTTCAAAAAATTACGACTCAATAAAATAGAGATCCGTTTTGTGCTGCAGAACGAACGCAGCGGGCAAATCCCTATCAAGCTGGGATTTACCCGCGAAGGTATTCTCCGGCACAACGCCAAACTACATGGTCAGTTTGTAGACATGGTAGTGATGGGCGTATTGCGCAAGGACTGGAAGTTTTAA